Below is a window of Planococcus rifietoensis DNA.
CATTCGATCACTTCCATTTCATCTGCTTATAGGGTGTTAATGGGATTAACTTTTCACACAAACGATCTACTGAACATCAGCCAACGCTTGTTCAATGCGGCTTCTGACCAACTGCGCCGCTTTCACGCCCGCAGCGTCCAGCTCTTGTGGAGTTAAGGGTTCAAGCACTTGAACCTTTACACGGGCCGGGCGGATTTGGTTATTGTTGTTCTCCATGATGCGCGATGTGCCTTCGATGGCGATCGGCACAACCGGCACGCCAGCTTCTTTCGCGATGCGCATGAATCCTGCTTTAAACTCCTTGAGCCCCTGGCCTTTACTTCTCGTGCCTTCCGGGAAAATCAGGATGGAATGGCCTTCGTGAAGCTTCCCGATGGTATCAGTGATGGATTTGAACGCGCTTCGGCGATCGGTGCGGTCAAGGAATACGCAATTCATCTCTTCCATATAAGACGGGATGATCGGAAATTTCCTTACTTCTTCTTTGGAAATAAAGCCGAACGGTTTCGGGATCGACGACAACAGCACCGGGATGTCGAAATTGCCTTCGTGGTTGCTGACAAATAACACGGGCCCTTCCGGTAAATAATCGAGCCCGCTCACTTCGACCTGGCTGCCCGTCCGCTTCATAATGCCAGACGCCCATTTCTGGGGTTCGCTATGGATCAGCTTGCTGTATTCCTCTTGGCTCATGCCCGTTTTGCGCTTTTTGAACTTCGCCAGATTAGCAGCAGCAATCGGCAAATAGCCGAATAGATAAGAAAATGTACGGGCGGACTTAATCACCTGACTCTCCCCCTGCGTTTCGTTCGTACACCAAATACGAATACGGGATGCCGTTCGAGTGTTGGCGTTCAGACTCCGATACTAGCTTCCATTCCCTTCCGTATTCAGGGAAAAACGTATCTCCCTCGAACGACTGGTGGACCAGTGTAATATACAGCCTGTCGGCGATCGGCAAGGCTTCACGGAAAATCTGCTCACCGCCGATGATCATCACTTCCTCGTGTTGCTCTTTGGCCAATTCGATTGCATCTTCCAGGTTATGGGTGATGTCGGCGCCTTGTACCGTGTAGTCCGTGTTGCGCGTCACAACGACATTGCGCCGCTTCGGCAAAGGGCGGCCAATCGACTCGAAGGTATTGCGCCCCATTACCATGCCTTTTCCGAGGGTGTGTTTTTTAAAATATGCCAAATCTTCCGGAATATGCCACGGCAACTGGTTATTCTTGCCGATTACGTGATTCGGGTCATGCGCCACCATCAATGAAATCATAAGTTCTCCTCCTTGGCCGTTATACTGCAACAGGCGCTTTGATCCGCGGATGCGGGTCATAGCCCTCAATTTGAATGTCTTCCATGTCCATGTCGAACATCGATTTGCCTTCTGTTAAGTTC
It encodes the following:
- a CDS encoding lysophospholipid acyltransferase family protein, encoding MIKSARTFSYLFGYLPIAAANLAKFKKRKTGMSQEEYSKLIHSEPQKWASGIMKRTGSQVEVSGLDYLPEGPVLFVSNHEGNFDIPVLLSSIPKPFGFISKEEVRKFPIIPSYMEEMNCVFLDRTDRRSAFKSITDTIGKLHEGHSILIFPEGTRSKGQGLKEFKAGFMRIAKEAGVPVVPIAIEGTSRIMENNNNQIRPARVKVQVLEPLTPQELDAAGVKAAQLVRSRIEQALADVQ
- a CDS encoding dihydrofolate reductase produces the protein MISLMVAHDPNHVIGKNNQLPWHIPEDLAYFKKHTLGKGMVMGRNTFESIGRPLPKRRNVVVTRNTDYTVQGADITHNLEDAIELAKEQHEEVMIIGGEQIFREALPIADRLYITLVHQSFEGDTFFPEYGREWKLVSESERQHSNGIPYSYLVYERNAGGESGD